In Bosea sp. PAMC 26642, the DNA window CCGCAAGACCGGCAACACGGTCCGGCGCCAATACATCGACAGTGTCTCGGGCAAGCCCGTCGATGACGACGACGAGGTCAAGGGCTACGAGATCGGCGACGACGAATACCTCCTCGTCGAGGAGGACGAGATCGAGAAAGTCCAGATTGAGTCCTCGCATACGCTGTCGATCGAGCATTTCGTCGATCGGGCCGACATCCCGCAGATCTATTTCGATACGCCCTACTATGTAACGCCCTCCGACGACGTCTCGGAGGAAGCCTTCGCAGTGATCCGCGAGGCGATGGCGCGGCAGAAGAAGGCCGGCATCGCCCGCATCGTGCTCTACCGGCGCGAACGCCCCGTCATGATCGAGCCCTTCGAGTCGGGATTGCTGCTTACGACCCTGCGTTACGACAAGACTGTGCGAAAGCCTGACGAGATTTTCGAGGGGCTGCGCAAGGTCAAGCTCGACACCGAATTGATCGATCTCGCTACCCACATCATCGACAAGAAGCAGGCCGCCTTCGATCCAAGCGGCTTCGAGGACCGCTACGAGACCGCCCTGCTCGATCTGATCGAGGCCAAGCGTAAGGGTCGCAAGCCGCCGGTCGTGCAGGCGGCCGAACGGCCCGCAAATATCGTCAACCTGTTCGATGCGCTGAAGAAGAGCCTGGCCGAAGACGGCGGCGGCAAGCCCGCCACGAAGGCGAAGGCCACAATGGCCAAGGAGACGACGGCCAAGGAAACGGCGGCCAAGGAAACGGCGGCCAAGACCGCAACGAAGCGAACCACCGGCCCGCGCAAGCGCGCCTAACCTCAGGGATAGTCGATGGCGACGCTCGATCTCTATCGCGCCAAGCGGGACTTCTCACGGACGAAGGAACCCAAGGGCGGCAAGGGCCGCAAGACGGCTGCCGAGGCGGGCGGCGTTTTCATCATTCATAAGCACGCCGCGCGCCGCCTGCATTACGACCTCAGGCTGGAGCATGACGGCGTGCTCTGGTCCTGGGCCGTGACGCGCGGCCCAAGCCTCGACCCCGACGAAAAGCGTCTTGCCGTCCATGTCGAGGATCACCCGCTGGAATACGGCGCCTTCGAAGGCACGATCCCCGAGGGCGAGTATGGCGCGGGCTCCGTAATCATCTGGGACGAGGGTCGCTGGGTGCCGGAGGGCGACCCCGCCTTCGGCCTCGAAAAGGGCCATCTCTCCTTCATCCTTCAGGGCCACAAGCTTGCCGGCCAATGGCACCTCGTCCGGCTCAAGCCACGTCGCGGCGAGAAGCGCGACAACTGGCTGCTGATCAAGGTCGACGACGCCGCAGCCCGCAGCGACGAGGACATCCTCGAAACCGCCCCCGACTCGGTCAAATCCGGTTCGAGCGTCGAGGCCGTCGGACGCGGCGAGGCCCCCGATGCCAAGGTCTGGGCGAAGACGAAGCGCCCAGGCCAAAAGCGACCGGCTCTCGACCCCGCTCCGCCCGTCAAGGCCGCGAACTCCAGGAAGGCCAGCCATAAAGCCCCCGAAGGCGAGCTTTTGCCGAGCTTCGTCCCGCCCTGCCTCGCGACGCTTCAGGAGAAGGCGCCTGCGGGCGAAGCCTGGCTGCACGAGGTCAAGTTCGACGGCTATCGAATGCAGGCCCGTGTCTCTGACGGCAAGACCCGCCTGCTGACGCGCAGCGGGCTCGACTGGACAGATCGTTTCGGCGCCACCCTCGAACAGGCCCTGTCCCGCCTGCCATGCGATAGCGCGATAATCGACGGAGAGGTCGTGGCGCTCGGCGAAAACAGCGTTTCGTCCTTTTCGGCGCTGCAGGATGCCCTCTCCGAAGCCCGCACCGAATACCTCGTCTACTTCGCCTTCGATCTGCTTCATCTCGACGGCGAGGATCTTCGCGGCGAGCCTCTGCTCGCACGCAAGGAACGGCTTGAGGCGCTGCTGAGCGCTATTCCGGCCAAAGCCCCCCTGCGCTACAGCGAACATTTTCGCGAGCCCGGTCAGACCATGCTGCGCCATGCCTGCCGTATGGGGCTGGAAGGCGTCATCTCCAAGCGCGCCGATGCGCCCTATCGCAGCGGCCGCGGCCGCGACTGGGTCAAGTCGAAATGCAGCCAGCGGCAGGAGTTCGTCATTGCCGGCTACGTCCCCTCGAAAGGCTCGGGCCGCGAACTTGGTTCAATCCTCGCCGCTTACCATGAGGACGGCATCCTGCGACCCGCCGGCCGCGTCGGCACCGGCTTCACCCGCAAATCCGCGGCTGTGCTCAAGGGCAAGCTCGACGCGCTGAAAACGGTGAGCTCTTCCTTCGAGGGCGCTGCCGGCCGGGAAAAGGGCATCGTCTGGGTCGAGCCGGAACTCGTGGCCGAGGTCGAGTTCGGCGCCTGGACCGCCTCGAAGACCTTGCGCCACGCCTCCTTCATCGGCCTGAGAGAGGATAAGCCGGCAGATGAGGTTGTTCCGGAAACACCGGCCGAGCCTGTAGGCGAAACTCCCGAGCCGAAAAAGCCCGCTGTGAAACCACGCCGGACATTGCACGCCGAGACGACGGTGGTCCTGTCCAACCCCGATAAACCGCTCTGGCCCGATATCGGCCTCAGCAAGCAGGACCTGCTCGACTACTACGCCACCGTCTGGCCGCTGATGCAGCCCTTCGTCGTCGACCGGCCGCTGAGCCTGCTGCGTGCGCCCAACGGCATCGAGGGCCACAGCTTCTTCCAGAAGCATGGCTCGCCGGGGATGCACAAGGCAATCTCCACCCGAAAAGACCGTGACGGCGAGGATCTGCTCTTCATCCGTGATTTCGACGGTCTTGCCGCGCTGGTCCAGCTCGGAACGGTGGAAGTCCATGTCTGGGGCGCGACGATGGACGCCATTGAGACGCCCGACCAGATCATCTTCGATCTCGATCCCGACACCGGCGTCTCGGTCGAGGCAGTGCGCGACGCAGCCCGCAGCATCCGCGAGCGCCTGCGCGAACTCGGCTTCGAGAGCTTGCTCAAGCTGTCGGGCGGTAAGGGTTTTCACGTTGTCGTGCCCTTGAAGCCCAAAGCCGACTGGGCCCGGGTCAAAGGTTTCGCCAACACCTTCGCCAAGGCGATGGAGCAGGCCGAGCCGAAGCGTTACACTGCGACCCTGTCGAAAAAAGCGCGGCGCGGCCGCATCTTCATCGACTATCTCCGC includes these proteins:
- the ku gene encoding non-homologous end joining protein Ku; translated protein: MAPRPAWKGYLKLSLVSCAVELTGTTDHSEKVSFRVINRKTGNTVRRQYIDSVSGKPVDDDDEVKGYEIGDDEYLLVEEDEIEKVQIESSHTLSIEHFVDRADIPQIYFDTPYYVTPSDDVSEEAFAVIREAMARQKKAGIARIVLYRRERPVMIEPFESGLLLTTLRYDKTVRKPDEIFEGLRKVKLDTELIDLATHIIDKKQAAFDPSGFEDRYETALLDLIEAKRKGRKPPVVQAAERPANIVNLFDALKKSLAEDGGGKPATKAKATMAKETTAKETAAKETAAKTATKRTTGPRKRA
- the ligD gene encoding DNA ligase D; this encodes MATLDLYRAKRDFSRTKEPKGGKGRKTAAEAGGVFIIHKHAARRLHYDLRLEHDGVLWSWAVTRGPSLDPDEKRLAVHVEDHPLEYGAFEGTIPEGEYGAGSVIIWDEGRWVPEGDPAFGLEKGHLSFILQGHKLAGQWHLVRLKPRRGEKRDNWLLIKVDDAAARSDEDILETAPDSVKSGSSVEAVGRGEAPDAKVWAKTKRPGQKRPALDPAPPVKAANSRKASHKAPEGELLPSFVPPCLATLQEKAPAGEAWLHEVKFDGYRMQARVSDGKTRLLTRSGLDWTDRFGATLEQALSRLPCDSAIIDGEVVALGENSVSSFSALQDALSEARTEYLVYFAFDLLHLDGEDLRGEPLLARKERLEALLSAIPAKAPLRYSEHFREPGQTMLRHACRMGLEGVISKRADAPYRSGRGRDWVKSKCSQRQEFVIAGYVPSKGSGRELGSILAAYHEDGILRPAGRVGTGFTRKSAAVLKGKLDALKTVSSSFEGAAGREKGIVWVEPELVAEVEFGAWTASKTLRHASFIGLREDKPADEVVPETPAEPVGETPEPKKPAVKPRRTLHAETTVVLSNPDKPLWPDIGLSKQDLLDYYATVWPLMQPFVVDRPLSLLRAPNGIEGHSFFQKHGSPGMHKAISTRKDRDGEDLLFIRDFDGLAALVQLGTVEVHVWGATMDAIETPDQIIFDLDPDTGVSVEAVRDAARSIRERLRELGFESLLKLSGGKGFHVVVPLKPKADWARVKGFANTFAKAMEQAEPKRYTATLSKKARRGRIFIDYLRNGRGATAIAPYSTRARKGGAVSMPLPWSDLDEAVPDAFKAQDLLKAGAPEPVWNDFFAMAKALTGAG